One region of Chryseobacterium sp. SORGH_AS_0447 genomic DNA includes:
- the bshC gene encoding bacillithiol biosynthesis cysteine-adding enzyme BshC has product MKTINKIAFQDIESIPQLVKDFLNQNIEGFEENTFSLDHFKKQIHKKQNSFTADQRTILADTIEKQLAHLQLSSRQSENINHLRRPDTFTITTGHQLNLFSGPVFFVYKILQTIKTCSYLKQNFPDFNFVPVYWMASEDHDFAEINHFKTENHFYEANEKSGGPVGRITINDTFFISEFEKEFKDCVFGTELILMLKEAYKPGNTLTQAIATLVNRLFSEFGLLILDGDSKELKAQIRETFKDEILHFSLFKNSRDKVDFLTEKYGKVQVNPREINLFYLSDTRDRIDFDGKKYIIVDKNISFTEEEILNELEMSPEKFSPNALMRPVYQETVLPNLAYIGGNAEIMYWLELKDYFSEINIPFPILIPRNSMLFLKKKTVGKIAKLNLKIEDFFRNFTAVTNNKILEDNAILEALQQKENALVSQFSELKAMAETTEKSFGNMVQAEEVRQLKSFKRMKKRLLHAEKIKRSELLERLENLFLDVHPSGTWQERIYNFSVFFADHGYSWLETCLEEMQIEESKLIIVAI; this is encoded by the coding sequence TTGAAAACGATTAATAAAATAGCTTTTCAGGATATAGAGAGCATTCCTCAATTGGTAAAGGATTTTCTGAATCAGAATATTGAAGGATTTGAAGAAAACACTTTTTCCCTGGATCATTTTAAAAAGCAGATTCACAAAAAGCAGAATTCTTTCACGGCAGATCAGAGAACTATCCTGGCGGACACGATAGAAAAGCAGCTTGCCCATCTTCAGCTTTCATCCAGACAGAGCGAAAACATAAATCACCTCAGACGGCCGGATACATTTACCATCACTACCGGCCATCAGCTCAACCTTTTTTCCGGACCTGTTTTTTTTGTTTATAAAATTTTACAAACGATTAAAACCTGCTCTTATTTAAAACAGAACTTCCCGGACTTCAATTTTGTCCCGGTTTACTGGATGGCCTCCGAAGACCATGATTTTGCGGAGATCAATCACTTTAAAACGGAAAATCATTTTTACGAAGCCAATGAAAAATCTGGAGGTCCTGTAGGACGGATTACCATTAACGATACCTTTTTTATTTCAGAATTTGAAAAAGAGTTTAAAGATTGTGTTTTTGGAACCGAATTGATTTTGATGCTGAAAGAAGCCTATAAACCCGGGAATACCTTAACGCAAGCCATTGCAACTTTAGTCAACCGGCTGTTTTCGGAATTCGGATTACTGATTTTGGATGGGGACTCAAAAGAGCTTAAAGCGCAGATCAGAGAAACTTTTAAGGATGAAATCCTTCATTTCAGTTTATTTAAAAATTCCAGAGATAAAGTAGATTTCCTGACAGAAAAATATGGAAAAGTCCAAGTGAATCCCCGTGAGATCAATTTGTTCTACCTTTCAGACACAAGGGACCGGATTGATTTTGATGGTAAAAAATACATCATTGTTGATAAAAACATCTCTTTTACGGAAGAAGAAATTCTAAACGAACTGGAAATGTCCCCTGAGAAATTCAGTCCTAATGCATTGATGCGTCCGGTATACCAGGAAACCGTTTTACCAAATCTGGCATACATTGGAGGAAATGCGGAAATCATGTACTGGCTGGAACTCAAGGATTATTTTTCAGAAATCAATATTCCGTTTCCCATTTTGATCCCCCGGAACTCCATGTTGTTTTTAAAAAAAAAGACTGTAGGGAAAATTGCTAAACTAAACCTGAAGATCGAAGACTTTTTCCGGAATTTCACGGCCGTTACCAACAACAAAATATTGGAAGATAATGCCATTCTGGAAGCGCTGCAGCAAAAAGAAAATGCATTGGTCAGCCAGTTTTCAGAATTAAAAGCCATGGCAGAAACTACCGAAAAATCGTTCGGAAACATGGTACAGGCAGAAGAAGTAAGGCAGCTGAAATCTTTTAAAAGAATGAAAAAGCGCCTTCTGCATGCTGAAAAAATAAAAAGAAGCGAACTGCTCGAAAGATTAGAGAACCTATTTTTGGATGTACATCCTTCCGGAACCTGGCAGGAAAGAATTTATAATTTCAGCGTTTTCTTTGCAGACCACGGGTATTCTTGGCTGGAAACTTGTTTAGAAGAGATGCAAATTGAGGAGTCCAAACTAATAATAGTTGCCATTTAA
- a CDS encoding putative porin codes for MKYIFSIILFFSLTIRAQVVNKTDSNQLPKDDTLVIDSGKKDSLKIFKPTINDYLYQKQFSEKKVFDTVMTFDKTYIYSQYNNRDNFGRAQVANIGAGFNPLMYEVIPEQNLALLPTNKSYWILGVDDINYYDVKTPTATFIYHNAMKNGAALKSMYTQNIGKRFNFSLEYSGLRSQGMYRNSLASNNNTLFTGHYVSKKGNYELFAHYLHQNVNNQENGGIAVDSLFQQGDTNSRNRQNMQVNLASSSSQFSYRRYYLTHQFAPFNSEKIPFKIRHTISHQGNKYYYSQNSPETYWYDAPQELVTDGPLSSKKYSDNFSNTVSLVWDNERFKLDAGARYQMLKFGTNAINLPLLQIPTEIKESRLGAVGNLQVRLFDKIQLNSFLEFSNGSQFGTYLKTTNNLKFEPVKDYFVNAKVNFQSAYPSFNYLLNTSIYNNYNYYLQNAQNQTVSEIGGSLGLKWFRTELFANYYRIDNYTYFDSNAMPQQSESPVNISQIGGDATFSYGDFHLNTRLQFQNVLTNKDLLPLPGFIGRANFFYQTKAFKKAAEIQTGIKVYYFSKFASRNYFPILNEYILPDAGSFSIGGQPIADIYFNMKVKKMFFFIEGQQVGTLLSHNKAYAFPSYPVYDFRLNLGIVWYLFN; via the coding sequence ATGAAGTACATCTTTTCCATCATACTTTTCTTCAGTCTCACAATCCGGGCCCAGGTGGTCAACAAAACAGATTCCAACCAGCTTCCCAAGGATGACACCTTAGTGATAGACTCTGGAAAGAAGGATTCTCTTAAAATATTTAAACCGACAATCAACGATTATCTGTACCAAAAGCAATTTTCAGAGAAAAAGGTTTTTGATACAGTGATGACTTTTGATAAGACCTATATCTATTCGCAGTATAATAACCGGGATAATTTCGGAAGGGCGCAGGTGGCCAATATCGGGGCAGGATTTAATCCTTTAATGTATGAAGTTATTCCTGAGCAGAATCTGGCTTTGCTTCCTACCAACAAATCGTATTGGATTCTTGGGGTCGATGATATCAACTATTACGATGTAAAAACACCAACGGCAACCTTCATTTACCATAATGCCATGAAAAATGGAGCGGCTTTAAAATCCATGTATACCCAAAACATCGGGAAACGTTTCAATTTTTCTTTGGAATACAGCGGATTGCGTTCCCAGGGGATGTATAGAAATTCGTTAGCTTCCAATAACAATACTTTATTTACAGGACATTATGTTTCTAAAAAAGGAAACTATGAATTGTTTGCACACTATCTGCACCAGAATGTCAATAACCAGGAAAACGGAGGGATTGCGGTAGACAGCCTTTTTCAGCAGGGAGATACAAACTCAAGGAACCGGCAGAATATGCAGGTAAACCTCGCTTCCTCAAGTTCACAATTTTCTTATAGAAGATACTACCTTACCCATCAGTTCGCACCGTTTAATTCTGAAAAAATTCCTTTTAAAATAAGACATACGATTTCTCATCAGGGAAATAAATATTACTACAGCCAGAATTCTCCGGAAACCTATTGGTATGATGCTCCGCAGGAACTCGTGACTGACGGTCCGCTGAGCTCAAAAAAATATTCGGATAACTTCAGCAATACGGTAAGTCTGGTTTGGGATAATGAAAGATTCAAGCTTGATGCCGGGGCCCGTTATCAGATGTTGAAATTCGGAACAAATGCAATCAATTTACCGTTGCTGCAAATCCCGACCGAGATTAAAGAAAGCCGGCTTGGAGCTGTTGGAAATCTACAGGTCAGGCTTTTTGATAAAATTCAGCTGAATTCATTTTTGGAATTTTCAAACGGAAGCCAGTTTGGGACCTATCTGAAAACAACGAATAATTTAAAGTTTGAACCGGTAAAAGATTACTTTGTTAATGCGAAAGTCAATTTCCAAAGTGCTTATCCGTCATTCAATTATTTACTGAATACTTCAATCTATAATAATTACAACTATTATCTTCAGAATGCCCAAAATCAGACAGTTTCGGAGATTGGAGGAAGTCTGGGATTGAAATGGTTCAGAACGGAACTTTTTGCCAATTATTACAGGATCGACAATTATACTTATTTCGACTCCAATGCTATGCCGCAGCAAAGCGAAAGCCCGGTAAACATTTCGCAGATCGGAGGGGATGCGACTTTCAGCTATGGCGATTTTCATCTGAATACGAGGCTGCAGTTCCAGAATGTTTTAACCAACAAAGACCTTTTACCATTGCCGGGCTTCATCGGCCGGGCCAATTTCTTTTATCAGACAAAGGCCTTTAAAAAAGCAGCAGAAATTCAGACGGGGATCAAAGTATATTATTTCTCGAAGTTTGCTTCAAGAAATTATTTTCCGATCCTTAACGAATATATTTTGCCGGATGCCGGCTCATTTTCTATCGGAGGGCAGCCGATTGCCGACATCTACTTTAATATGAAGGTTAAAAAAATGTTCTTCTTCATCGAAGGCCAACAGGTCGGAACTCTTCTTTCACACAACAAAGCTTATGCATTTCCAAGTTACCCTGTTTACGATTTCAGGTTAAATCTTGGGATTGTATGGTATTTGTTCAACTAA